A genomic window from Aquitalea aquatilis includes:
- a CDS encoding gamma-glutamyl-gamma-aminobutyrate hydrolase family protein, whose translation MKPPLIGLTTYPAGQGYGYHTPVDYVHAVLRAGGAPVLLPPVGDAAIDSWLDALDGVVLIGGGDIDPELFDRGTHPTIYNLSPERDHTETALARSLLQRKLPTLAICRGLQILNTVLGGTLHLHLPDVVGETVEHRVAPRDPTLHQVRVAADSCLAGLLGSTEVATKSWHHQAIDQPGQGVHAVAWAADGVIEAIEVEGFPQLIAVQWHPELSAREDSSQQGLFDELVRMSSKRSHSERLTK comes from the coding sequence ATGAAGCCCCCCCTCATCGGCCTGACCACCTACCCCGCTGGCCAGGGGTATGGCTATCACACTCCGGTGGACTACGTGCATGCCGTCTTGCGTGCCGGCGGTGCGCCGGTGCTGCTGCCGCCAGTGGGGGATGCTGCCATCGACAGCTGGCTGGATGCGCTGGACGGCGTGGTGCTGATTGGTGGCGGCGACATCGACCCGGAGCTGTTCGACCGTGGCACCCACCCCACCATCTACAACCTGAGCCCGGAGCGCGACCACACCGAAACCGCGCTGGCACGCTCCCTGCTTCAACGCAAACTGCCGACGCTGGCCATCTGCCGTGGCCTGCAGATTCTCAATACCGTACTGGGCGGGACACTGCACCTGCACTTGCCGGATGTGGTGGGTGAAACAGTGGAACACCGGGTAGCCCCGCGCGACCCCACCCTGCATCAGGTCAGGGTGGCTGCCGACTCCTGCCTGGCAGGCCTGCTGGGCAGCACCGAAGTGGCCACCAAGTCCTGGCACCACCAGGCCATCGACCAGCCGGGTCAGGGCGTGCACGCCGTGGCCTGGGCAGCCGATGGCGTGATCGAGGCCATCGAGGTGGAAGGGTTTCCGCAATTGATTGCCGTGCAGTGGCATCCGGAATTATCTGCACGGGAAGACAGCAGCCAGCAGGGGCTGTTTGATGAGTTGGTCCGCATGAGCAGCAAACGCAGTCACTCAGAGCGGCTGACAAAATAG
- a CDS encoding LysE family translocator: MIVTPEQLAAFTAAAMLITLSPGPDNLMVLSLGIAKGRRQGMAFGLGCALGCLTHTVLAAIGVSALIAASPMAFGLLKTAGGLYLVYLGWQAIRSHGSHLQAANGAPDHTPLMAHFRKGLLANAINPKVVLFFLAFLPQFVSPAQGHSGWQTAILGLIFTAQAALLFGSLGYFAGAIGSWLNRTPKASQWLDRIAGSVFIALGLRLMLAPSR, translated from the coding sequence ATGATTGTGACCCCGGAACAACTGGCGGCCTTTACCGCCGCAGCCATGCTGATCACCCTTTCCCCCGGCCCGGATAATCTGATGGTACTGAGCCTGGGCATTGCCAAAGGGCGACGCCAGGGCATGGCCTTCGGCCTGGGCTGTGCGCTGGGCTGCCTGACGCATACCGTCTTGGCAGCCATCGGCGTCAGCGCACTGATCGCCGCCTCGCCTATGGCATTCGGCCTGCTGAAAACAGCCGGCGGCCTCTATCTGGTGTATCTGGGCTGGCAAGCCATTCGCAGCCATGGCAGCCATCTGCAGGCGGCCAATGGCGCGCCGGACCATACCCCACTGATGGCACACTTTCGCAAAGGCCTGCTGGCCAATGCCATCAACCCCAAGGTCGTGTTGTTTTTCCTGGCTTTCCTGCCACAGTTCGTCAGTCCGGCGCAGGGCCACAGTGGCTGGCAGACGGCCATTCTGGGGCTGATCTTTACCGCGCAGGCTGCACTGCTGTTTGGCAGCCTGGGTTATTTCGCCGGTGCCATCGGCAGTTGGCTTAACCGCACCCCCAAGGCCAGCCAGTGGCTGGACCGCATTGCCGGCAGCGTATTCATCGCGCTGGGCCTGCGGCTGATGCTGGCACCGTCGCGCTAG
- a CDS encoding aldehyde dehydrogenase family protein, which translates to MSTSYSVISPVDGAVLLERPYASASQTQAVLDAASAAQRGWRHTPLAERKALIGKAVDWLVAHKDACAEAITRQIGRPISQSPGEVRGLEERARHMLAIAEEGLADIHPTAKEGFQRFLRHEPLGTVLVLAPWNYPFLTAINTIVPALAAGNTVILKHSSQTPLVTELFQQAFDAAGLPAGVFQSLQLDHVATLRLVAAPQIDFVAFTGSVAGGRAVQQAASERFIGVGLELGGKDPAYVREDADLASAIENLVDGAFFNSGQSCCGIERIYVHRSHYQDFVDGFVELTRAYRFGNPLDTNTNLGPMVRASAAGFVRSQIADAVAAGARALIPAAHFAADAPGTAYLAPQVLVDVHHGMSVMRDESFGPVIGIMPVDSDEQAVALMNDSAYGLTASLWTQDREAAIRLGNDIATGTVFMNRCDYLDPALAWTGVKDTGRGISLSVLGYQQLTRIKSFHLKG; encoded by the coding sequence ATGAGCACATCCTATTCCGTCATCTCCCCCGTCGATGGTGCCGTCCTGCTGGAGCGCCCCTATGCCAGCGCCAGCCAGACCCAGGCGGTTCTCGATGCGGCCAGCGCCGCACAGCGTGGCTGGCGACACACCCCGCTGGCCGAACGCAAGGCATTGATCGGCAAAGCGGTAGACTGGCTGGTGGCGCACAAGGACGCCTGTGCCGAAGCCATTACCCGCCAGATTGGCCGCCCCATCAGTCAGTCGCCCGGCGAAGTGCGCGGCCTCGAGGAACGGGCGCGCCACATGCTGGCCATTGCCGAGGAAGGGCTGGCCGACATCCATCCCACTGCCAAGGAAGGCTTTCAGCGCTTTCTGCGCCACGAACCACTGGGCACGGTACTGGTGCTGGCACCGTGGAACTACCCCTTCCTCACCGCCATCAACACCATCGTGCCGGCGCTGGCTGCCGGCAATACCGTCATCCTCAAGCACTCCTCGCAAACCCCGCTGGTGACCGAACTGTTCCAGCAGGCCTTTGATGCAGCCGGTCTGCCTGCCGGGGTATTCCAGAGCCTGCAGCTGGACCATGTCGCCACTCTGCGACTGGTGGCCGCGCCGCAGATCGACTTTGTCGCCTTTACCGGCTCGGTGGCCGGTGGCCGTGCGGTACAACAAGCCGCCAGTGAGCGCTTTATCGGCGTGGGACTGGAACTGGGCGGCAAGGACCCGGCTTATGTGCGTGAAGATGCCGACCTGGCCAGCGCCATTGAAAACCTGGTGGACGGTGCATTTTTCAACTCCGGGCAATCCTGCTGCGGCATCGAACGCATCTACGTACATCGCAGCCACTATCAGGACTTTGTCGATGGATTTGTCGAACTGACCAGGGCTTACCGCTTTGGCAATCCGCTGGATACCAATACCAATCTCGGCCCCATGGTACGCGCCAGCGCCGCCGGCTTTGTGCGCAGCCAGATTGCCGATGCCGTGGCCGCCGGGGCGCGGGCGCTGATTCCGGCCGCTCACTTTGCCGCCGATGCGCCGGGCACTGCCTATCTGGCCCCGCAGGTGCTGGTGGATGTGCATCACGGCATGAGCGTGATGCGGGACGAGAGCTTTGGCCCGGTCATCGGCATCATGCCGGTGGATTCCGATGAGCAGGCCGTGGCCCTGATGAATGACAGCGCCTATGGCCTGACCGCCTCGCTGTGGACGCAGGACCGCGAGGCCGCCATCCGGCTGGGGAATGACATTGCCACCGGCACCGTGTTCATGAACCGCTGCGACTACCTGGACCCTGCCCTCGCCTGGACCGGGGTCAAGGACACCGGCCGCGGCATTTCGCTATCCGTGCTGGGTTATCAGCAGCTCACCCGTATCAAATCCTTCCATCTAAAGGGGTAA
- a CDS encoding DUF2788 domain-containing protein yields MAVCLSGLIIFMGFIIWDLGKKSQAGKMGTAILFLVLGFGVFGFIFKNVLVEFLVLK; encoded by the coding sequence ATGGCCGTGTGTCTGTCAGGGCTGATCATTTTCATGGGTTTCATCATCTGGGACCTTGGCAAGAAATCGCAGGCCGGCAAGATGGGAACGGCGATTCTGTTCCTGGTGCTGGGTTTCGGTGTGTTCGGCTTTATCTTCAAGAACGTGCTGGTGGAATTTCTGGTGCTGAAGTAA
- a CDS encoding iron-containing alcohol dehydrogenase — translation MQLQGNWNYPTSIRFGAGRASELPALCQQLGMRRPLLVTDPGLARLPLVARLLDYLASAGMEAQLFSDMRPNPVGRDVYAGVNAYKVGKHDGVIAVGGGSALDVGKAIALMVGQDRPLWDFEDVGDNWLRVNVAGVAPTIAVPTTSGTGSEVGRASLIIDEEDHRKVIIFHPSMLPRLVLADPELTAGLPPHLTAATGIDALVHNLEAYCSPYYHPLAQGVALEGMKLVHDWLPTAYADGSHIEARSHMLAASIMGATAFQKGLGGVHALAHPIGAVFDTHHGLANAILLPYVLVRNRPAIADKLAAAARYIGLADSSFDGFLAWILQLRSDLGIPHSLGQINIPAEQASEIGRMAKADPSDGGNPLPLSASDYSAIYLAAVQGQLP, via the coding sequence ATGCAACTGCAAGGTAACTGGAACTATCCGACCAGCATCCGCTTTGGCGCAGGCCGCGCCAGCGAGCTGCCCGCACTGTGCCAGCAACTGGGCATGCGCCGCCCGCTACTGGTCACCGACCCCGGCCTCGCCCGGCTACCGCTGGTGGCCAGATTGCTCGACTATCTGGCCTCAGCCGGCATGGAAGCACAGCTGTTCAGCGATATGCGCCCCAACCCGGTGGGCCGCGATGTCTACGCCGGCGTCAATGCCTACAAGGTGGGCAAGCACGATGGCGTGATTGCGGTAGGCGGCGGCAGCGCACTGGATGTGGGCAAGGCCATTGCGCTGATGGTGGGCCAGGACCGCCCGCTGTGGGATTTTGAAGACGTCGGCGACAACTGGCTGCGGGTGAATGTGGCCGGCGTGGCCCCCACCATCGCCGTGCCGACCACCTCCGGCACCGGTTCGGAAGTGGGCCGCGCCTCACTGATCATCGATGAAGAAGACCACCGCAAGGTCATCATCTTCCACCCTTCCATGCTGCCCAGACTGGTGCTGGCCGACCCGGAACTCACCGCCGGCCTGCCCCCGCACCTGACTGCCGCCACCGGCATCGACGCGCTGGTGCACAATCTGGAAGCCTATTGCTCGCCCTACTACCACCCGCTGGCGCAGGGCGTGGCGCTGGAAGGCATGAAACTGGTGCACGACTGGCTGCCCACCGCTTATGCCGATGGCAGCCATATCGAGGCCCGCTCACATATGCTGGCGGCCTCCATCATGGGCGCAACCGCCTTCCAGAAAGGCCTGGGCGGCGTGCATGCACTGGCGCATCCCATTGGTGCGGTGTTCGACACCCACCACGGCCTGGCCAATGCCATCCTGCTGCCCTATGTGCTGGTACGCAATCGTCCGGCCATCGCCGACAAGCTGGCCGCCGCTGCCCGCTATATCGGCTTGGCCGACAGCAGTTTTGATGGTTTCCTCGCCTGGATACTGCAGCTGCGCAGCGATCTGGGCATTCCGCACAGCCTGGGCCAGATCAACATCCCGGCAGAGCAGGCCAGTGAGATCGGCCGCATGGCCAAGGCCGACCCCAGCGACGGCGGCAATCCGCTGCCGCTGAGCGCCAGCGACTACAGCGCCATCTATCTGGCAGCCGTGCAAGGCCAACTGCCATGA
- a CDS encoding YajQ family cyclic di-GMP-binding protein → MPSFDIVSEVNKVEVRNAIEQANKEVSTRYDFKGSDSRIEQTDKEVILYADAEFQLDQVNDILVNKLSKRSVDVRCMEYGKLEKVSGNKVKKVLTVKEGLETEMAKKIVRIIKDSKLKVQASIQGESVRVSGAKRDLLQECIALMRKEIADDKENGMPLQFNNFRD, encoded by the coding sequence ATGCCGTCTTTTGATATTGTTTCCGAAGTCAATAAAGTAGAAGTGCGCAACGCCATCGAGCAGGCCAACAAGGAAGTGTCCACCCGCTACGATTTCAAGGGTAGCGACTCCCGAATCGAGCAGACCGACAAGGAAGTCATCCTGTACGCCGATGCCGAATTCCAGCTGGACCAGGTCAACGACATTCTGGTGAACAAGCTGTCCAAGCGCAGTGTGGATGTGCGCTGCATGGAATACGGCAAGCTGGAAAAGGTCAGCGGCAACAAGGTGAAGAAGGTGCTGACGGTAAAAGAAGGCCTGGAAACCGAAATGGCCAAGAAAATTGTCCGCATCATCAAGGATTCCAAGCTCAAGGTGCAGGCCAGCATCCAGGGTGAATCGGTACGCGTGTCCGGTGCCAAGCGCGATCTCTTGCAGGAATGCATTGCGCTGATGCGCAAGGAAATTGCCGATGACAAGGAAAACGGCATGCCGCTGCAGTTCAATAACTTCCGCGACTAA
- a CDS encoding MurR/RpiR family transcriptional regulator yields the protein MSNSRSIAEELRVLFETLTPTERKVGRVLLANYPVAGLETIAQLALRADVSGPTVLRLISKLGFDSYTAFQTALRDELEIRLQSPLVRHDPAQLQGDSDFLVSYAARITQLMQETVAHLPRVEFDGVVDVLGERKNRIWLLGGRLTDPLAAYLCHHLKVVRADVVHLRGVPSSWADSLVDMGKHDVLVIFDIRRYWDGALHIAEMAAQRKVSVLLFTDQWLSPVSRVARFTLAAHTAGPSGWDTNTPLMLLVDAVIAALNTRQWAAISDRLQEVEAMRARLGEGSRRADE from the coding sequence GTGAGTAATAGCCGGTCCATCGCGGAAGAACTGCGCGTGCTGTTTGAAACCCTGACCCCGACCGAGCGCAAGGTCGGGCGGGTGCTGCTGGCGAATTACCCGGTGGCCGGGCTGGAAACCATCGCCCAACTGGCGCTGCGGGCAGATGTCAGCGGCCCGACCGTGTTGCGCCTGATCAGCAAGCTGGGCTTCGACAGCTACACGGCCTTTCAGACTGCCTTGCGCGACGAACTGGAAATCCGCTTGCAGTCGCCGCTGGTGCGCCACGACCCGGCCCAGCTGCAGGGTGATAGCGATTTTCTGGTCAGCTATGCGGCGCGCATCACCCAGCTGATGCAGGAGACGGTGGCCCATCTGCCGCGGGTGGAGTTTGATGGCGTGGTGGATGTGCTGGGCGAGCGCAAGAACCGCATCTGGCTGCTGGGCGGCCGGCTGACTGACCCGTTGGCGGCTTATCTGTGTCACCACCTGAAAGTGGTGCGGGCCGACGTGGTGCATCTGCGCGGTGTGCCATCCAGCTGGGCCGACTCGCTGGTCGACATGGGCAAGCACGATGTGCTGGTGATCTTCGACATCCGCCGTTATTGGGATGGTGCCTTGCACATTGCCGAGATGGCGGCGCAGCGCAAGGTCAGTGTCTTGCTGTTTACCGATCAGTGGCTGTCGCCGGTATCGCGTGTGGCGCGCTTTACCCTGGCCGCACATACTGCCGGCCCGTCCGGCTGGGATACCAATACCCCGCTGATGCTGCTGGTGGATGCCGTCATCGCTGCGCTCAATACCCGGCAATGGGCGGCCATCAGCGACCGCCTGCAGGAAGTGGAAGCCATGCGCGCCCGGCTGGGCGAGGGCAGCCGCCGGGCTGACGAGTGA
- a CDS encoding amino acid permease — MNRDQHGSAPQGEDEKLLHSMGYAQELSRRMSGFSNFAISFSIICILAGGITAFPAGISAGGGASIGIGWPVGALFASIVAAAMAQIASAYPTAGGLYHWSSILGGKGLGWVTAWINLLGLIFVVASVNFGVYDPFFKTLIAPLLGINPDQLTWTEQTLFLAGITLSQAWLNHLGIKLTTRLTDMSGYLIFAIALLLTVSLLAYAPGPLDFSRLFTFTNFSGADGGTWPKTDSSLMLFLSGLLLTVYTLTGYDASAHTSEETHQAAHNVPKGIIRSVLWSALFGYILICTFVLVLPNMQAGVKAGMGFFDLLLSSLPPVLKAVLGIGIFLVNYLCGLACLTSTSRMMYAFARDGGLPFSHQLKQVHAVHRTPGLAIWVSAILAIVATLYGDAFTVLSAGSAVFLYISYILPTTAGLFAEGKSWTHKGPFSLGAASKPIAVLATIGGAILAFVGVQPPNQKVLYLIIALLVVLLFFWFVLGVRKQFKGPPVGERIQKHQAHIREIENALDKTA; from the coding sequence ATGAACCGAGATCAGCACGGCTCCGCACCGCAGGGTGAGGACGAGAAACTGTTACACAGCATGGGTTACGCTCAGGAACTATCCAGACGCATGAGCGGCTTTTCCAACTTCGCCATTTCCTTTTCCATCATCTGCATTCTGGCCGGTGGCATCACGGCCTTTCCGGCGGGCATCAGTGCCGGCGGCGGTGCCTCCATCGGCATAGGCTGGCCGGTGGGTGCGCTATTTGCCAGCATCGTGGCCGCTGCCATGGCACAGATCGCCTCGGCCTACCCCACTGCCGGCGGGCTCTATCACTGGTCGTCCATTCTGGGTGGCAAGGGATTGGGCTGGGTAACTGCCTGGATCAACCTGCTGGGGCTGATCTTCGTGGTGGCTTCGGTCAATTTCGGGGTTTACGATCCCTTCTTCAAAACCCTGATTGCACCACTGCTGGGCATTAATCCTGACCAGCTCACCTGGACAGAGCAAACGCTGTTTCTGGCAGGCATCACCTTGAGCCAGGCCTGGCTGAATCATCTGGGCATCAAGCTCACCACCCGGCTGACCGACATGTCCGGCTATCTGATCTTTGCCATCGCGCTGCTGCTGACCGTATCGCTGCTGGCTTATGCACCGGGTCCGCTCGATTTCTCGCGCCTGTTCACCTTTACCAACTTCAGCGGTGCCGACGGCGGCACCTGGCCCAAGACCGACAGCAGCCTGATGCTCTTCCTGTCCGGCCTGTTGCTGACCGTCTACACCCTTACCGGCTACGACGCCTCGGCGCATACCTCGGAAGAAACCCACCAGGCCGCGCACAATGTGCCCAAGGGCATCATTCGCTCGGTGCTGTGGTCTGCCCTGTTCGGCTACATCCTGATCTGCACCTTCGTGCTGGTCCTGCCCAATATGCAGGCTGGCGTCAAAGCTGGCATGGGCTTCTTCGACCTGCTGCTCAGCAGCCTGCCGCCGGTACTGAAGGCGGTATTGGGCATCGGCATCTTCCTGGTCAACTATCTGTGCGGCCTGGCCTGCCTGACCTCCACCTCGCGCATGATGTATGCCTTTGCCCGTGATGGCGGCCTGCCCTTCTCGCACCAGCTCAAACAGGTCCATGCCGTACACCGCACTCCGGGACTGGCCATCTGGGTCAGCGCCATCCTGGCCATTGTCGCCACCTTGTATGGCGATGCCTTTACTGTGCTGTCGGCTGGCTCCGCCGTATTTCTGTACATTTCCTACATCCTGCCCACCACGGCCGGTCTGTTTGCTGAAGGCAAAAGCTGGACCCACAAAGGCCCCTTCAGCCTGGGCGCTGCCTCCAAGCCGATTGCCGTGCTGGCCACCATCGGTGGTGCCATCCTGGCGTTTGTCGGGGTACAGCCACCCAATCAAAAGGTGCTCTATCTGATCATCGCCCTGCTGGTGGTCTTGCTGTTCTTCTGGTTTGTGCTGGGGGTACGCAAGCAATTCAAGGGGCCACCGGTCGGTGAACGTATCCAGAAACACCAGGCGCATATCCGTGAGATCGAGAATGCGCTGGACAAGACCGCCTGA
- a CDS encoding NAD(P)/FAD-dependent oxidoreductase, giving the protein MLRITELKLPLDHSEQDLAAAIVAFLGIKPADLKSYTVFKRSYDARRGVMSLAYIIDMEVEGEARLLARFKDDIHVLATPDTSYHFVTQAPTTLAKRPVVVGFGPCGLLAALVLAQMGFKPIVLERGKKVRERTKDTWGLWRKNVLNPESNVQFGEGGAGTFSDGKLYSQIKDPRHLGRKVLTEFVKAGAPEEILFIAKPHIGTFRLVSMVEKMRAEIESLGGEIRFQQRVTDLHIDNGHVRGLTLADGSQIEADHVILALGHSARDTFEMLHQRGVFMEAKPFSVGFRIEHPQTLIDKARWGKYAGHPILGAADYKLVHHASNGRAVYSFCMCPGGQVVAATSEEGRVVTNGMSQYSRAERNANSGLVVSINPEDYPGGAMAGIAFQRALESHAYVLGGSTYEAPAQLVGDFLAGRASTAVGSVEPSYQPGVHWTDLATALPDFAIAAMREALPEFGKKIRGYDMHDAVLTGVETRTSSPLRITRGEDLQSLNVKGLYPAGEGAGYAGGILSAGVDGIRVAEALALEMSSQG; this is encoded by the coding sequence ATGTTACGCATTACCGAACTCAAACTGCCGCTGGATCACAGCGAACAAGATCTGGCCGCTGCCATTGTGGCCTTTCTGGGCATCAAGCCGGCCGACCTGAAAAGTTATACCGTTTTCAAACGCAGCTATGATGCCCGCCGTGGCGTGATGAGCCTGGCCTACATCATCGACATGGAAGTGGAAGGCGAAGCCAGGTTGCTGGCCCGCTTCAAGGACGATATCCATGTGTTGGCCACGCCGGATACCAGCTATCACTTCGTCACCCAGGCACCGACCACGCTGGCCAAGCGCCCAGTGGTGGTGGGCTTTGGCCCCTGTGGCCTGCTGGCGGCGCTGGTGCTGGCACAAATGGGCTTCAAGCCCATCGTGCTGGAGCGCGGCAAGAAAGTGCGCGAGCGCACCAAGGATACCTGGGGTCTGTGGCGCAAGAATGTGCTGAACCCGGAATCCAATGTGCAGTTTGGTGAAGGCGGTGCCGGTACTTTCTCTGACGGCAAGCTGTACAGCCAGATCAAGGATCCGCGCCATCTGGGTCGCAAGGTGCTGACCGAGTTCGTCAAGGCCGGCGCACCGGAAGAAATCCTGTTCATCGCCAAGCCGCACATCGGCACTTTCCGCCTGGTCAGCATGGTGGAAAAAATGCGGGCGGAAATCGAGTCGCTGGGCGGCGAAATCCGCTTCCAGCAGCGCGTGACCGATCTGCACATCGACAATGGCCATGTCCGTGGCCTGACGCTGGCTGATGGCAGCCAGATTGAGGCCGATCACGTGATTCTGGCGCTGGGCCATAGTGCGCGTGACACCTTCGAAATGCTGCATCAGCGCGGTGTGTTTATGGAAGCCAAGCCCTTCTCGGTGGGCTTCCGTATCGAACACCCGCAAACCTTGATCGACAAGGCGCGTTGGGGCAAGTATGCCGGTCACCCCATTCTGGGGGCGGCTGACTACAAGCTGGTGCATCACGCCAGCAATGGCCGTGCGGTGTACAGCTTCTGCATGTGCCCGGGCGGGCAGGTGGTGGCGGCCACCTCGGAAGAGGGCCGCGTGGTGACCAATGGCATGAGCCAGTACTCGCGTGCCGAGCGCAATGCCAACTCCGGCCTGGTGGTCAGCATCAACCCGGAAGACTATCCGGGTGGTGCCATGGCGGGCATCGCCTTCCAGCGGGCGCTGGAAAGCCACGCCTATGTGCTGGGGGGCAGCACTTACGAAGCACCGGCACAGCTGGTAGGCGACTTCCTGGCCGGGCGGGCCTCCACGGCGGTGGGTTCGGTCGAGCCTTCCTATCAGCCCGGTGTGCATTGGACAGACCTGGCCACTGCGTTGCCGGATTTTGCCATTGCGGCGATGCGCGAGGCGCTGCCGGAATTCGGCAAGAAAATCCGTGGCTACGACATGCACGACGCCGTGCTGACCGGGGTGGAAACCCGTACCAGCTCGCCGCTGCGCATTACCCGTGGTGAAGACCTGCAAAGCCTGAATGTGAAGGGCCTGTATCCGGCCGGCGAAGGTGCCGGTTACGCTGGCGGCATCCTGTCGGCCGGGGTGGACGGGATTCGCGTGGCCGAGGCACTGGCGCTGGAGATGAGCAGCCAGGGCTGA
- a CDS encoding glutamine synthetase family protein, with the protein MADLKTLIEERQLRQIKVGLVDIDGVMCGKYMSRDKFLSSLEGGFGFCDVVFGWDVGDKLYDNTLLTGWGRGYGDAQIRLLPESCRELPLEDNMIFVQGEVVGRLEGLCPRGVLRRVVERARAMGFEPMAGFEYEFLVTDESNAALQDKLYQNPKPLGSGAFGYSVLRNSVNTDFYRGLLDLCEQMNMPVEGFHEETGPGALEAALTVDKAMIAADNAVCFKTFSKVLAEKQGRMICYMAKWHQDYSGQGGHIHISLKNRDGHSAFHQAGHEHNISDTMRHFIGGIQKLMPQFMSMAAPTVNSFRRLVPGYWAPTSALWGVDNRTVAIRAIPGSSKSQRVEYRLPGADTNPYLALASGLAAGLYGIENKIEPEEPVTANGYLLEAPAHLQLHRTLWDAAQALRASAAARDWFGDDFVDHFAATREWEEREFQRHVTDWELKRYFEII; encoded by the coding sequence ATGGCAGATTTGAAGACCCTGATCGAAGAACGCCAGCTACGGCAGATCAAGGTTGGCCTGGTTGATATTGATGGCGTGATGTGCGGCAAATACATGTCGCGCGACAAATTCCTGTCCTCGCTGGAGGGCGGCTTCGGTTTCTGTGACGTGGTATTCGGCTGGGACGTGGGCGACAAGCTGTACGACAACACCCTGCTGACCGGCTGGGGCCGTGGCTATGGCGATGCGCAGATCCGGCTGCTTCCCGAATCCTGTCGCGAGCTGCCGCTCGAGGACAATATGATCTTCGTGCAGGGCGAGGTAGTCGGCCGGCTGGAAGGGCTGTGCCCGCGCGGCGTGCTGCGCCGGGTGGTGGAGCGCGCCCGCGCCATGGGCTTCGAGCCGATGGCCGGCTTCGAATACGAATTCCTGGTCACCGACGAAAGCAATGCCGCGCTGCAAGACAAGCTGTACCAGAACCCCAAGCCGCTGGGCAGCGGTGCTTTTGGTTACTCGGTATTGCGCAACTCGGTGAATACCGACTTCTACCGTGGCCTGCTTGATCTGTGCGAGCAGATGAACATGCCGGTAGAAGGCTTTCACGAAGAAACCGGCCCCGGCGCACTGGAAGCCGCACTGACGGTGGACAAGGCCATGATCGCTGCCGACAACGCGGTCTGCTTCAAGACCTTTTCCAAGGTGCTGGCGGAAAAACAGGGCCGCATGATCTGCTATATGGCCAAGTGGCATCAGGACTACTCCGGCCAGGGCGGGCACATCCATATCTCGCTGAAGAACCGCGACGGCCACAGCGCCTTCCATCAGGCCGGCCACGAACACAATATCAGCGACACCATGCGCCATTTCATTGGCGGCATTCAAAAACTGATGCCGCAATTCATGAGCATGGCCGCCCCCACCGTCAACAGTTTCCGCCGACTGGTACCAGGCTACTGGGCCCCTACCAGCGCCCTGTGGGGGGTGGACAACCGTACCGTGGCCATTCGCGCCATTCCGGGCAGCAGCAAGTCGCAACGGGTGGAATACCGCCTGCCGGGTGCCGATACCAACCCCTATCTGGCACTGGCCAGCGGGCTGGCCGCCGGGCTGTACGGCATAGAAAACAAGATTGAGCCGGAGGAGCCGGTAACGGCCAATGGCTATCTGCTGGAAGCCCCGGCCCATCTGCAGCTGCACCGCACCCTGTGGGATGCTGCCCAGGCCCTGCGCGCTTCCGCCGCCGCCCGCGACTGGTTCGGTGATGATTTTGTCGACCACTTTGCGGCCACCCGCGAGTGGGAAGAACGCGAGTTCCAGCGCCATGTCACCGACTGGGAATTGAAACGCTACTTCGAGATCATCTAA